The following proteins are encoded in a genomic region of Nakaseomyces glabratus chromosome J, complete sequence:
- the ULP2 gene encoding SUMO protease ULP2 (CAGL0J02464g~Ortholog(s) have SUMO-specific isopeptidase activity, role in chromosome condensation, mitotic spindle assembly checkpoint, plasmid maintenance, protein desumoylation and nucleus localization), which translates to MSRRRAFQGGIMPVDTLSSSPVAETQERRPVSPVRYRRKRDPKVIAELNQKGHEIFSIGDEDGLPMRHKEKDVQRGEGEERSSNRPTSTSDGNYESLRYVVVGKMKLITLDQKEVDVEEAVLEFSNKKGELNPSMKIRPTDSRSKVKDFKIKILRDCSKIWFTERVAKVGIFLKEKLDVPIVDGSNEVLPIICIVWVRSLQDSTIFLRLSRIQIVLHELAKSRKTLHTTLTVLTNLTELELQRCIKSNMITELQKLSRAKRRLISSSSDGINDQDDVPNKGVSNTNNVSRKNGIRSLISKASKAAYNTGNGKSIRIPFSVNGANNRKISSTSQSVDPIPSSNFYSSSSPSGNTRSNSLNKRANEHKLSDHLLSNVKRTRKSMINGSNNSIKDPMSIDDEEIAFDEDKSNAEDELFYETPKIFEPNLVYKFTDGSYYTITNQDFKCLYNKDWINDSILDFFTKYFIESAITNNKVRKEDVHIMSSFFYTKLTSTEEEVYSNVKKWVNNTDLFKTKYVVIPINNNFHWFGCIITNLDSFFIYYNENKMSKNSKNLANMDREEDDITVSPPIITILTFDSLKQTHSREIDPIKEFLIGYAKDKYQLDIDKSLIKMKTCAVPQQANFSDCGVHVIFNIKGFFENPHQTVELWYSKKMKNKHDMRYINEYFNKSGRNNSRKFLRDILLSLQKQQVLHNAGIEANGQALSNVDEDEDIEIIEDLYDAKDSKLAPIDVKKNVNDIDIGRQSLSSRVGLQSEPPSPTPEFQEDQSIPSSSIMNVNSKAEEQGHIISNLSRSSHILASYKDSESNQVYTSPYFGKSILKDRVDNYTASTENAHSNSTYSNGHEKSNANNSGSPTMDIGVGENSEISADDFSERYNESDVNLIPEGVAPKSEQDEDALDLIRDSLARELNENIDTH; encoded by the coding sequence ATGTCGCGGAGGAGGGCATTTCAAGGCGGTATAATGCCTGTGGACACTCTTTCCTCATCGCCTGTTGCGGAGACGCAGGAGAGGCGGCCGGTGTCCCCGGTACGGTATAGGAGGAAGCGTGATCCGAAGGTCATCGCGGAGTTAAATCAGAAAGGCCATGAGATATTCAGTATAggtgatgaagatggttTACCAATGAGACACAAGGAGAAAGATGTACAGCGTGGTGAAGGTGAGGAAAGATCATCAAATAGGCCGACTTCAACATCAGATGGCAATTATGAGAGTCTTCGATACGTGGTAGTTGGGAAAATGAAGCTGATAACGCTTGATCAGAAGGAGGTGGATGTGGAGGAAGCTGTGCTAGAGTTCAGTAACAAGAAAGGTGAACTTAACCCTTCTATGAAGATTAGGCCTACAGACAGTAGAAGCAAAGTGAaagatttcaaaatcaagatACTCCGAGATTGTTCTAAGATATGGTTCACAGAAAGGGTAGCAAAAGTGGGTATATTTCTGAAAGAGAAATTGGATGTTCCCATCGTTGATGGTAGCAATGAGGTTTTGCCTATTATCTGCATTGTCTGGGTTAGATCACTTCAGGATTCAACAATATTTCTCCGACTATCACGAATTCAGATAGTGCTTCATGAATTAGCCAAAAGTAGAAAAACACTACATACTACACTAACAGTACTCACGAATCTAACCGAACTTGAATTACAAAGATGCATAAAATCCAATATGATCACAgaacttcaaaaattgtCAAGGGCTAAAAGAAGActaatttcttcttcatcagacGGTATTAACGACCAGGATGATGTACCGAACAAGGGTGTATCAAACACAAACAATGTATCACGTAAAAATGGGATCAGATCTCTGATTTCTAAGGCCAGTAAGGCCGCATATAATACGGGGAATGGTAAGTCAATACGAATACCTTTTAGCGTTAATGGCGCAAATAATCGCAAGATTTCTTCTACAAGTCAATCAGTAGACCCTAtaccttcttcaaatttttacTCGAGCAGTAGCCCAAGTGGAAATACACGATCTAATTCGCTCAATAAGCGTGCAAATGAGCATAAACTCTCTGATCATTTACTGTCAAATGTTAAAAGGACTAGAAAGAGTATGATTAATGGGTCTAATAACAGTATCAAAGATCCAATGTCGATCGATGACGAAGAAATCGCTTTTGATGAGGACAAAAGCAATGCGGAAGACGAATTGTTTTACGAAACtccaaaaatatttgaacCAAATCTCGTGTATAAATTTACCGATGGTTCTTATTACACTATTACTAATCAGGATTTTAAATGTCTCTATAATAAAGACTGGATTAACGATAGTATTCTCGATTTTTTCACtaaatatttcattgaATCAGCTATAACAAACAATAAGGTGCGGAAAGAGGATGTACATATCATGtcatctttcttttataCAAAATTAACTAgtactgaagaagaagtataCTCAAATGTAAAGAAATGGGTCAATAATACGGATTTATTCAAGACAAAATATGTCGTTATTcctattaataataattttcaCTGGTTTGGATGCATTATAACTAATTTAGATTCTTTCTTCATATATTACAATGAGAACAAAATGTCTAAGAATTCCAAGAATTTAGCAAACATGGatagagaagaagatgatattACAGTTAGTCCACCAATAATTACGATACTCACGTTTGATTCATTAAAACAAACGCATAGCAGAGAAATTGATCCGATAAAAGAATTCCTAATTGGGTATGCTAAGGACAAGTACCAACTAGATATTGATAAAAGCcttataaaaatgaaaacatgTGCTGTACCACAACAGGCAAACTTTAGTGATTGTGGTGTCCATGTGATTTTCAATATAAAAggattttttgaaaatccTCATCAAACGGTAGAACTTTGGTAttctaaaaaaatgaagaataaGCATGATATGCGCTATATTAACGAGTATTTTAATAAATCTGGAAGGAATAACTCCAGAAAATTTCTCAGAGATATTCTTTTATCATTACAGAAGCAACAGGTGCTTCATAATGCTGGTATAGAAGCCAATGGACAAGCATTATCTAATgtagatgaagatgaggatattgaaataattgaagATTTATATGATGCCAAAGACAGTAAACTGGCCCCCATAgatgtaaaaaaaaatgtcaaTGATATAGATATTGGTAGGCAATCTTTATCTTCTCGCGTTGGTCTGCAATCAGAGCCGCCTTCGCCTACTCCagaatttcaagaagatcaaTCAATTCCCAGTTCTTCAATCATGAACGTTAATTCGAAGGCCGAAGAACAAGGCCATATTATATCTAACTTATCACGGTCCTCACACATACTTGCCTCTTATAAGGATAGTGAGTCCAATCAGGTCTACACATCTCCGTACTTTGGGaaatcaattttgaaagataGAGTAGACAACTATACTGCATCGACTGAAAATGCTCATTCTAATTCTACATATTCAAATGGACatgaaaaatcaaatgCTAATAATTCTGGTTCTCCTACTATGGACATAGGCGTAGGCGAAAATTCAGAAATTAGTGCCGATGACTTTTCTGAACGATATAACGAAAGTGACGTAAATTTAATACCCGAAGGAGTAGCACCTAAATCAGAGCAAGACGAGGATGCTCTTGATCTGATTAGGGATAGCTTAGCAAGGgaattaaatgaaaatatcgATACTCATTAG
- the SSM4 gene encoding E3 ubiquitin-protein ligase SSM4 (CAGL0J02486g~Ortholog(s) have ubiquitin protein ligase activity, role in ubiquitin-dependent ERAD pathway and Doa10p ubiquitin ligase complex, integral component of endoplasmic reticulum membrane, nuclear inner membrane localization) → MDIPQGATCRICRGEATEESPLFHPCRCRGSIKYIHESCLLEWISSKNIDISKTGAEVNCDICHHPFNFKTTYVEDMPEKIPFPILLKSTLKATFSKMRKSLEISLALVLFLFGWPLVWNTWARLYTFALDGTIPYEEDTIRSILFGFQENPEYYRNIVLTKSTVLKQLLWNYKFTALQIALIVILHIALYFQYDMIVREEVFSKMILHKIGPKLSINDMKARLMERFPMMDEAMIDHLAVALRARENNRQGIQDEAQRPIVVDRVQEREPLHEVNADEEVNPQNNINNMHLDSDDDENDPDFVVNDHDSDTDDEANHWGVGQQDEMNDPFRERFEEMMNRRAQNQFDNLLAQQQERNAQNAMNRPNAPIFIPPVQEAQPDEAMQDNDGANAVLINVKLKLSSILIYFVVGAVVCSLYLLLSYLIPTVVGYGLIRVYLKILEIAFRGFNLLMHYSKLSVVYFGLVKYIPFISVVHQELVVATTHQYLEYYQGYFDNSMKHSMLLRALPCLTTYLTAIAINTVVSEMISKGYGRHNGLSSNVKRQIFQITFAIRCTLKVFTLFFIELAGFPILAGVMLDIALFCPILGSPNKLLSIPQLFRIWPKLSFFAYWIIGTLYMYWFAKYIGMIRKHIIRPGVLFFIRSPEDPNIRILHDSLIHPMGIQLSRLCLSMFIYAVFIIAGFGLHTRVIFPMLWKSGFSTFSDKCKPDSFFDKTSLTILLAFTVTRNILEKNSVLKRAVKDYWVYVFHVCARNLRLSSFIIGKDVPTERGHILYRNWFFKLFASQKAQWSNTELFTSPKTYDEALELFRENKSVHAYFIPDGVLMRVPSSDIVSRSYVQTMFVPVTTDDKILKPLDFKKINERNKSTAGEFGYLDEQNTEFDHYFVVYVPPNFRMRYMILIGLIWFFSSLLFISICLMSHYTSKLLMLPIEVFIMTNSNENKEEHINPYYVCIGLIILSQLLPKVYKLVEKRTLNKTHQVETEVEAENEDDENDVEVPMEPEVAFLDIVKDFKESFVFKLILSTLIAMGEFWIALISNIALLVHLIIAYNYCIALCGGSRFISFLPSSSGDLFTSTNDKIRTIFTIINSVLLLLKGKRTGSVFIKNKNRRTSELLKRLLSAVLTNTLKFHGSNLLVLAVLCVIFNVINGTLYLDMTWSSTAKFIPLVFNSVPSHSWSRTEHAYMMTLLLAYFSYFISNFMVTFSKYWNVLEQGVKDTIYTKGKKLENLPEEKDGQ, encoded by the coding sequence ATGGATATACCGCAGGGAGCTACATGTCGTATATGCCGTGGTGAGGCCACTGAGGAGAGTCCGCTGTTTCATCCATGTCGGTGTCGGGGTTCTATCAAGTACATTCATGAGTCCTGTCTGCTGGAGTGGATATCATCGAAGAACATAGACATTTCGAAGACTGGTGCGGAGGTGAACTGTGATATTTGCCACCACCCGTTCAATTTCAAGACCACATATGTGGAAGATATGCCAGAGAAGATACCGTTCCCAATACTGTTGAAATCCACACTGAAAGCGACGTTTTCCAAAATGAGGAAGTCTCTTGAAATCTCGCTCGCATTGGTGCTTTTCCTGTTCGGATGGCCCTTAGTCTGGAATACCTGGGCGAGACTTTATACATTTGCCCTGGATGGCACAATACCGTATGAGGAGGACACTATCAGAAGCATACTGTTTGGTTTTCAGGAAAATCCAGAGTATTACAGAAACATTGTCCTGACGAAATCAACTGTCCTGAAGCAACTACTATGGAATTATAAATTTACAGCATTACAAATCGCACTTATCGTTATTCTGCACATTGCATTATACTTCCAATACGATATGATTGTTAGAGAAGAAGTCTTCTCAAAGATGATCTTGCATAAAATTGGCCCAAAGCTGTCTATAAACGATATGAAAGCCCGCTTGATGGAAAGATTTCCAATGATGGATGAGGCTATGATTGATCACCTTGCTGTTGCTCTCAGAGCAAGGGAGAACAACAGACAAGGTATTCAGGATGAAGCGCAACGCCCTATTGTGGTAGACAGAGTCCAAGAAAGAGAACCGCTACATGAAGTAAACGCTGATGAGGAAGTAAACCCacaaaacaatataaaCAACATGCATCTAGATTCTGATGACGATGAGAACGATCCTGATTTTGTTGTAAACGATCATGACTCGGACACAGACGATGAAGCTAATCACTGGGGTGTTGGCCAACAGGATGAGATGAATGATCCATTCAGAGAGAGGTTTGAAGAAATGATGAACCGAAGAGCTCAAAACCAATTTGATAATTTACTAGCGCAGCAACAAGAAAGGAATGCTCAAAATGCCATGAACAGACCTAATGCTCCTATATTTATACCACCTGTCCAGGAAGCCCAACCAGATGAAGCTATGCAAGATAATGATGGTGCGAATGCTGTGTTGATCAATGTTAAGTTAAAACTCAGCTCCATTCTGATATACTTCGTTGTTGGTGCTGTAGTCTGCTCACtttatttgttattgtCATACTTGATACCTACTGTGGTAGGCTATGGCCTAATTAGAGTTTACCTTAAGATTTTAGAAATTGCATTCAGAGGATTTAACTTGCTCATGCATTATTCAAAGCTCTCAGTTGTTTATTTCGGGCTCGTAAAGTACATTCCTTTTATATCCGTGGTTCATCAGGAATTAGTTGTTGCCACTACTCATCAATATCTAGAATACTATCAAGGATACTTCGATAACTCAATGAAACATTCTATGCTACTAAGAGCCCTACCATGTTTGACAACTTACCTCACGGCCATCGCAATTAATACTGTAGTCTCAGAAATGATTAGCAAAGGATACGGTAGGCACAATGGATTATCGAGTAACGTGAAGAGGCAAATATTCCAAATTACGTTCGCAATCAGATGTACTCTAAAAGTGTTCACATTATTCTTCATTGAGCTAGCCGGTTTTCCAATACTGGCTGGTGTGATGTTAGACATTGCTCTGTTTTGTCCTATCTTAGGATCACCAAATAAATTGTTGTCTATTCCTCAACTTTTCAGGATCTGGCCTAAACTGTCTTTTTTTGCTTACTGGATTATTGGAACTTTGTATATGTATTGGTTTGCGAAGTATATTGGAATGATTAGAAAGCATATCATTCGTCCAggtgttttatttttcattagaTCTCCAGAAGATCCTAATATTAGAATATTGCATGATAGTTTGATTCATCCTATGGGTATTCAACTTTCAAGATTATGTCTTTCCATGTTCATCTATGctgtatttattattgcAGGATTTGGGTTGCATACACGTGTAATCTTTCCAATGTTATGGAAATCCGGATTTTCCACTTTCTCTGACAAATGCAAACCAGACAGCTTTTTTGATAAGACTTCACTAACAATTCTTCTGGCATTCACTGTGACTAGGAATATATTGGAAAAGAATAGCGTATTAAAAAGAGCAGTTAAAGACTATTGGGTGTACGTATTTCATGTTTGTGCTAGAAACTTACGACTTTCCTCATTCATCATCGGAAAGGATGTTCCAACCGAAAGAGGCCACATATTATACCGTAATTGGTTTTTCAAACTATTTGCATCCCAAAAGGCACAATGGTCAAATACTGAACTATTTACAAGCCCCAAGACTTATGATGAAGCCTTAGAACTTTTTAGGGAAAACAAGTCTGTTCATGCATATTTTATACCAGATGGTGTTTTGATGCGGGTACCATCGTCTGATATTGTTTCAAGAAGTTATGTACAAACCATGTTTGTGCCGGTCACTACAGATGACAAGATTTTAAAACCCCTAGACTTTAAGAAGATAAATGAGAGAAATAAAAGTACAGCTGGTGAATTCGGTTATTTAGATGAGCAAAATACTGAATTTGATCattattttgttgtttatGTCCCACCTAACTTTAGAATGAGatatatgatattgatTGGTTTAATATGGTTCTTTTCGTCGTTATTATTTATCAGTATTTGCCTGATGTCTCATTATACTTCTAAATTACTCATGTTACCAATTGAAGTATTTATTATGACAAACTCGAATGAAAACAAGGAAGAGCATATCAACCCATATTACGTCTGCATAGGCctaataatattatctCAACTGCTACCAAAGGTCTACAAACTTGTTGAAAAACGGACACTAAATAAAACTCATCAAGTCGAAACGGAAGTAGAAGCAGAaaatgaggatgatgaaaacGATGTTGAAGTGCCAATGGAGCCTGAGGTTGCATTCCTGGATATTGTTAAAGATTTCAAGGAGTCATTTGTTTTCAAACTGATACTTTCGACGTTGATAGCTATGGGAGAGTTTTGGATAGCGTTGATATCAAACATTGCACTGCTAGTGCATTTAATAATTGCATACAATTATTGCATTGCCTTATGCGGTGGTTCCCGTTTCATCTCATTTTTACCAAGCTCTTCAGGAGATTTATTCACTTCCACCAACGATAAAATTAGGACCATATTTACAATAATAAACTCAGTATTATTGCTACTAAAGGGTAAACGCACCGGTAGTGTATTTATtaagaacaaaaatagaagaacTTCCGAACTATTGAAAAGGTTACTATCAGCAGTGTTAACCAACACCCTTAAATTCCATGGTTCAAATTTACTAGTTCTTGCCGTACTATGCGTCATTTTTAATGTAATCAATGGAACCTTATATTTGGATATGACCTGGTCATCAACTGCAAAGTTCATCCCATTAGTTTTCAATAGTGTTCCTAGTCATTCTTGGAGTCGTACAGAACATGCATATATGATGACGTTGTTGTTGGCATATTTCAGTTATTTCATTAGCAATTTTATGGTTACATTCAGCAAGTATTGGAATGTCCTTGAACAAGGTGTGAAAGATACTATCTATACCAAAGGTAAAAAGTTAGAAAACTTAcctgaagaaaaagatgGACAATGA
- the AWP1 gene encoding AWP1 (CAGL0J02508g~Putative adhesin-like cell wall protein (adhesin cluster VI); predicted GPI-anchor; identified in cell wall extracts by mass spectrometry), translated as MSLITIFAFFIKATLVLSLDILTPTTLTGDQTFNEDVSVVSSLTLNDGSQYLFNNLLQIAPSSASVTANALAAVSVFTFSLPPSSSLSNSGTLIISNSNTGPSTEQHIVITPNVMANTGTITLSLAHTNTDSSSTLIIDPVTFYNTGTINYESIGSETNDPSLTGNILSIGSSGRTLQNLGTINLNAANSYYLLGTITENSGSINVQKGFLYVNALDFIGNTINLSTTTALAFISPVSQVVRVRGVFFGNIIASVGSSGTFSYNTQTGILTVTTNGVYSYDIGCGYNPALMSGQQETLSFQGNLYDTFLVLVNQPIPSDLTCAAVSSSITPSSSVEPSSSVEPSSSVEPSSSVEPSSSVEPSSSVEPSSSVEPSSSVEPSSSVEPSSSVEPSSSVEPSSSVEPSSSVEPSSSVEPSSSVEPSSSVEPSSSVEPSSSVEPSSSVEPSSSVEPSSPAVPSSSAEPSSSVVPPITPIPSSSVVSASVFDTSSTLPSSPTVPTSSVSPSSPTVPTSSVSPSSPTVPTSSESPSTLSTPSSSAAPSSFCPTCVSSGTPPAPSSSAVVPTSSAGGGNGGDNGQPGADGQPGAAGQPGAAGQPGAAGQPGAAGQPGAAGQPGAAGQPGAAGQPGAAGQPGAAGQPGAAGQPGAGSGGGSEQPTPGAGAGSGSADGNQSGTSSGTGNGQAGSGQAGSGQVGSGQAGAGQAGSGQAGAGQAGSGQAGAGQAGLDNTASGQSEGGQASAMDGDQSGRGGQSNSGSLLQPNAQQGTGSGTGSDTGADQASGESPGQIGDAQPGSGTDQSSGRHSLAAEARTSQSHSLAADARTRSTTRQTSVIAPGTAPGTAVVTTFHGCGTVNHKGMINILLALALLVLL; from the coding sequence ATGTCGctaataacaatatttgctttttttattaaagCAACGCTCGTGTTATCATTAGATATTCTCACACCAACTACCTTAACTGGTGACCAAACATTTAATGAGGATGTTAGCGTTGTTTCTTCGTTGACATTGAACGACGGTTCACAGTATCTATTCAATAATCTTTTGCAGATTGCACCATCTTCGGCCAGTGTTACTGCAAACGCGCTAGCAGCGGTTTCTGTTTTTACCTTTTCTTTGCCtccatcatcatcactatCTAATTCAGGCACGCTAATAATATCGAATTCGAACACAGGTCCATCAACAGAACAGCATATCGTGATTACACCCAATGTGATGGCGAACACTGGTACTATTACACTATCTTTGGCTCATACCAACACTGATAGTAGCTCCACCTTAATAATAGATCCAGTCACCTTCTATAATACAGGCACAATCAATTACGAAAGTATAGGCAGTGAAACAAATGACCCTAGCCTGACAGGTAACATACTCAGCATTGGCAGTAGTGGCCGCACACTACAAAATCTAGGAACAATAAATTTGAATGCCGCCAATAGTTATTACTTGCTTGGTACAATCACTGAGAATAGTGGATCAATTAACGTACAGAAAGGATTTTTATACGTAAATGCCTTAGATTTTATTGGTAATACCATAAATCTATCAACTACCACTGCATTAGCATTTATTAGCCCAGTTTCCCAGGTAGTCAGAGTTCGCggtgttttttttgggaaTATAATTGCATCGGTAGGGTCCTCAGGAACATTTAGTTACAACACACAGACAGGTATACTTACTGTTACCACCAATGGTGTGTATTCATATGACATTGGATGCGGTTATAATCCGGCATTAATGTCCGGTCAACAAGAAACATTATCTTTTCAAGGAAATCTTTACGATACCTTCCTTGTATTGGTGAATCAGCCTATTCCAAGTGATTTGACCTGTGCCGCTGTGTCTTCATCAATTACACCTTCCTCATCTGTTgaaccatcttcttcagttgagccatcttcttcagttgagccatcttcttcagttgagccatcttcttcagttgaaccatcctcatcagttgaaccatcctcatcagttgagccatcctcatcagttgagccatcctcatcagttgaaccatcttcatcagttgaaccatcttcatcagttgaaccatcttcatcagttgaaccatcttcatcagttgaaccatcttcatcagttgagccatcttcttcagtggaaccatcctcatcagttgagccatcctcatcagtggaaccatcctcatcagttgagccatcctcatcagttgagccatcttcttcagtgGAACCATCATCACCTGCTGTTCCATCATCTTCAGCCGAACCATCATCTTCAGTAGTACCACCAATAACTCCAATTCCATCATCTTCGGTTGTCTCAGCCTCCGTTTTTGATACCTCTTCAACTTTACCATCATCTCCAACTGTCCCTACGTCTTCAGTATCACCATCATCTCCAACTGTCCCCACATCTTCAGTATCACCATCATCTCCAACTGTCCCTACATCTTCAGAATCACCATCAACACTCTCTACCCCAAGCTCTTCTGCAGCGCCCTCATCATTCTGCCCAACATGTGTTAGCAGTGGTACACCGCCCGCACCATCATCTAGTGCGGTTGTTCCCACATCATCTGCAGGTGGTGGTAACGGAGGCGATAATGGACAACCTGGAGCTGATGGACAACCCGGAGCTGCTGGACAACCTGGAGCTGCTGGACAACCCGGAGCTGCTGGACAACCCGGAGCTGCTGGACAACCTGGAGCTGCTGGACAACCCGGAGCTGCTGGACAACCCGGAGCTGCTGGACAACCCGGAGCTGCTGGACAACCTGGTGCTGCTGGACAACCTGGTGCTGCCGGACAACCTGGTGCAGGCTCTGGAGGAGGTTCAGAACAACCAACTCCTGGAGCAGGAGCTGGATCAGGAAGTGCAGATGGTAACCAATCTGGAACAAGTAGTGGAACGGGAAATGGCCAAGCAGGATCAGGCCAAGCAGGATCAGGACAAGTAGGATCAGGCCAAGCAGGTGCAGGCCAAGCAGGATCAGGCCAAGCAGGTGCAGGCCAAGCAGGATCAGGCCAAGCAGGTGCAGGCCAAGCAGGTCTTGATAACACTGCTTCTGGCCAATCGGAAGGAGGCCAAGCAAGTGCTATGGACGGTGACCAAAGCGGCAGAGGTGGCCAGTCCAATAGTGGAAGTCTACTTCAACCAAACGCTCAGCAAGGCACAGGTTCGGGTACAGGCTCAGATACTGGAGCAGACCAAGCTAGTGGCGAGAGTCCAGGACAAATCGGAGATGCACAACCCGGCTCAGGAACAGACCAAAGTTCAGGGCGTCACAGCCTAGCAGCGGAGGCCCGGACTTCACAGAGTCACAGCTTAGCGGCAGATGCCAGAACGCGCAGCACAACACGCCAGACCAGCGTTATAGCTCCAGGCACAGCTCCAGGTACCGCGGTCGTTACAACGTTCCATGGCTGTGGAACTGTGAATCACAAGGGgatgataaatatattgctAGCCTTGGCCTTGTTGGTTCTATTGTAG